In Felis catus isolate Fca126 chromosome A2, F.catus_Fca126_mat1.0, whole genome shotgun sequence, the following proteins share a genomic window:
- the ARIH2 gene encoding E3 ubiquitin-protein ligase ARIH2 isoform X4, translating to MLTAISCILPMALVSHSVAKLILVNFHWQVAEILDRYKSNSAQLLVEARVQPSPSKHVPTAHPPHHCAVCMQFVRKENLLSLACQHQFCRSCWEQHCSVLVKDGVGVGVSCMAQDCPLRTPEDFVFPLLPNEELRDKYRRYLFRDYVESHYQLQLCPGADCPMVIRVQEPRARRVQCNRCNEVFCFKCRQMYHAPTDCATIRKWLTKCADDSETANYISAHTKDCPKCNICIEKNGGCNHMQCSKCKHDFCWMCLGDWKTHGSEYYECSRYKENPDIVNQSQQAQAREALKKYLFYFERWENHNKSLQLEAQTYQRIHEKIQERVMNNLGTWIDWQYLQNAAKLLAKCRYTLQYTYPYAYYMESGPRKKLFEYQQAQLEAEIENLSWKVERADSYDRGDLENQMHIAEQRRRTLLKDFHDT from the exons gtATCTCATTCAGTTGCTAAACTTATATTAGTTAATTTCCACTGGCAAGTTGCAGAGATACTGGACAG ATACAAGTCTAATTCTGCTCAGCTGCTTGTTGAGGCTCGAGTTCAGCCCAGTCCCTCGAAACAT GTTCCCACAGCCCACCCTCCTCACCACTGCGCAGTGTGTATGCAGTTTGTGCGGAAGGAAAACCTACTTTCTCTGGCCTGTCAGCACCAGTTTTGCCGTAGCTGCTGGGAGCAGCACTGCTCAGTACTTGTCAAGGACGGTGTGGGTGTAG GAGTCTCTTGCATGGCTCAGGACTGCCCACTACGAACACCAGAGGACTTCGTGTTTCCATTGCTGCCCAATGAAGAATTGAGAGACAAATACAGGCGCTACCTCTTTAGGGACTATGTGGAG AGTCATTACCAGCTCCAGCTGTGCCCTGGTGCAGACTGCCCCATGGTTATTCGGGTACAGGAGCCTAGAGCTCGCCGAGTACAGTGCAATCGGTGCAACGAGGTCTTCTG tTTCAAGTGTCGTCAGATGTATCACGCCCCCACAGACTGCGCCACAATCCGGAAATGGCTCACGAAGTGTGCAGATGATTCCGAAACAGCCAACTACATTAGTGCTCACACTAAAGAT TGTCCAAAGTGTAACATCTGCATTGAGAAGAACGGAGGCTGCAATCACATG CAATGCTCCAAGTGTAAACACG ACTTCTGCTGGATGTGTCTAGGAGATTGGAAGACCCATGGCAGCGAGTACTATGAGTGCAGTCGGTACAAGGAGAACCCCGACATTGTCAACCAGAGCCAGCAAGCCCAGGCCAGGGAGGCCCTCAAGAAGTACTTGTTTTACTTTGAGAGG TGGGAAAACCACAACAAGAGCTTGCAGCTGGAGGCACAGACGTACCAGCGGATTCATGAAAAGATTCAGGAGAGGGTCATGAATAATCTGGGGACATGGATCGACTGGCAGTACCTACAGAATGCTGCCAAGCTCTTGGCTAAG TGCCGATACACCCTGCAGTACACTTACCCATACGCGTACTACATGGAGTCTGGACCCAGGAAGAAATTG TTTGAATACCAGCAGGCTCAGCTGGAGGCTGAGATTGAAAACCTGTCATGGAAAGTGGAGCGCGCAGACAGCTATGACAGAGGG GACTTAGAGAACCAGATGCACATAGCAGAGCAGCGGAGGAGAACCCTGCTGAAGGATTTCCATGACACCTAG
- the LOC102902069 gene encoding secreted frizzled-related protein 5-like isoform X2 — protein sequence MALCHDIGYTEMQLPNLLDHDTATEAVQQSVSWLPLLARECHPDVRLFLCSLFAPVCLDRLIYPCRSLCEALQASCAPIMACYGYPWPAILHCGRFPAGHSLCVAAVSVGSRLGRPLPRASCRDCELQDARSSNEVLEALCASDFAVKVRLSRCNGSSFGLSDCNLDSGLEVLKAGPLPAVELAPILRRWLQLDATCMHNLLRGRHAETYVLSGEVQGHRLLVTTAYAWSQGHRNLQLAVCRWHHHQCPE from the exons ATGGCGCTGTGCCATGACATTGGCTACACAGAGATGCAGCTGCCCAACTTGCTGGATCATGACACGGCAACTGAGGCTGTCCAGCAGTCAGTCAGCTGGTTGCCCCTGCTGGCCAGGGAGTGCCACCCTGATGTCcgcctcttcctctgctccctttTTGCCCCTGTGTGCCTTGACAG GCTCATCTACCCGTGCCGCAGCCTGTGTGAGGCCCTGCAGGCCAGCTGTGCGCCCATCATGGCCTGCTACGGCTACCCCTGGCCCGCCATCCTCCATTGCGGCCGCTTCCCCGCCGGGCACAGCCTCTGCGTCGCGGCTGTCTCCGTAGGCTCCCGCCTGGGCCGCCCAC tgccGCGCGCCAGCTGCAGGGACTGCGAGTTGCAGGACGCCCGCTCATCCAACGAGGTTCTGGAAGCGCTCTGTGCCAGCGACTTTG CAGTGAAGGTCAGGCTCTCCCGATGCAACGGCTCGTCCTTTGGCCTCTCAGACTGCAACCTAGACTCCGGGCTAGAGGTGCTGAAGGCAGGCCCACTGCCTGCTGTGGAACTGGCACCTATTCTGCGTCGCTGGCTGCAGCTGGATGCCACATGCATGCACAACCTCTTGCGAGGAAGGCATGCTGAGACCTACGTGCTAAGCGGGGAGGTGCAGGGCCATCGATTGCTGGTAACCACAGCCTACGCCTGGAGCCAAGGTCACAGAAATCTGCAGTTGGCGGTGTGCAGGTGGCACCATCACCAGTGCCCAGAATAG
- the LOC102902069 gene encoding secreted frizzled-related protein 5-like isoform X1, whose protein sequence is MCRCPATVESLAVPLHWDGTGAPAQGPGSPERPATRYFPSPHLRRLIYPCRSLCEALQASCAPIMACYGYPWPAILHCGRFPAGHSLCVAAVSVGSRLGRPLPRASCRDCELQDARSSNEVLEALCASDFVKVRLSRCNGSSFGLSDCNLDSGLEVLKAGPLPAVELAPILRRWLQLDATCMHNLLRGRHAETYVLSGEVQGHRLLVTTAYAWSQGHRNLQLAVCRWHHHQCPE, encoded by the exons ATGTGTCGTTGCCCAGCAACCGTGGAGTCACTGGCTGTACCTCTGCACTGGGACGGGACAGGAGCTCCAGCCCAGGGGCCAGGAAGTCCTGAGCGCCCGGCCACCCgatacttcccctccccccacctccgcaGGCTCATCTACCCGTGCCGCAGCCTGTGTGAGGCCCTGCAGGCCAGCTGTGCGCCCATCATGGCCTGCTACGGCTACCCCTGGCCCGCCATCCTCCATTGCGGCCGCTTCCCCGCCGGGCACAGCCTCTGCGTCGCGGCTGTCTCCGTAGGCTCCCGCCTGGGCCGCCCAC tgccGCGCGCCAGCTGCAGGGACTGCGAGTTGCAGGACGCCCGCTCATCCAACGAGGTTCTGGAAGCGCTCTGTGCCAGCGACTTTG TGAAGGTCAGGCTCTCCCGATGCAACGGCTCGTCCTTTGGCCTCTCAGACTGCAACCTAGACTCCGGGCTAGAGGTGCTGAAGGCAGGCCCACTGCCTGCTGTGGAACTGGCACCTATTCTGCGTCGCTGGCTGCAGCTGGATGCCACATGCATGCACAACCTCTTGCGAGGAAGGCATGCTGAGACCTACGTGCTAAGCGGGGAGGTGCAGGGCCATCGATTGCTGGTAACCACAGCCTACGCCTGGAGCCAAGGTCACAGAAATCTGCAGTTGGCGGTGTGCAGGTGGCACCATCACCAGTGCCCAGAATAG